One region of Rhizoctonia solani chromosome 9, complete sequence genomic DNA includes:
- a CDS encoding oxalate decarboxylase, whose product MLFTPLLALATYAAAAPAGTSSSLSVAPTSTSTPASATAATGTSAAAVPSPTVPYASDDPNYSYLDRYQSGTPEPIIGAAGADILGPQNIPLERESPDFMAPPTTDSGSVENVKWPMAISHNRVQDGGWARQQNEHDMPLATAMAGVDMRLKAGAIREMHWHVTAEWGYVMAGSCRVNVVNQLGRNYLADVYPGDLWYFPEGIPHSIQGLNDTADGCEFMLVLDSGTFSEDSTFLLTDWMAHVPKEVLAKNFRVNASAFDHIPGEQLWIFPSAVPTESVAEANPVSPQGEALLPYTFAASKAPATNVTGGSVKVVDSRTFNVSKTIAVAEVTVVPGGIRELHWHPTQPEWTFYLEGTARVTVFASSGNARTFDYQAGDIGYVPPTFGHYVENTGNTTMKYLEIFKTDIYEDISLNQWLALTPPEMVKAHLQLDDETISQLQKVKPIVVGPGEW is encoded by the exons ATGCTGTTTACGCCTCTCCTCGCACTTGCCACCTATGCCGCCGCCGCTCCAGCCGGTACTAGCTCCAGCCTGTCTGTCGCTCCCACATCTACATCCACACCTGCGAGCGCCACTGCTGCCACAGGCACCTCTGCAGCAGCAGTGCCCTCGCCGACAGTTCCATATGCATCGGACGACCCAAACTACTCGTACCTTGACCGCTACCAGAGCGGCACACCTGAGCCGATCATAGGTGCAGCCGGAGCGGACATCCTTGGACCGCAGAACATACCGCTGGAGAGGGAGAGTCCGGACTTCATGGCGCCTCCTACGACCGATAGCGGCTCTGT GGAAAACGTGAAGTGGCCGATGGCGATATCGCACAACCGAGTGCAAGACGGAGGATGGGCTCGTCAGCAGAACG AGCACGACATGCCGCTTGCGACTGCGATGGCAGGGGTGGATATGAGACTGAAGGCTGGGGCGATTCG TGAGATGCACTGGCATGTTACTGCAGAG TGGGGATATGTCATGGCT GGTAGCTGCAGGGTCAACGTCGTCAATCAGCTCGGTCGCAACTATCTTGCCGATGTg TATCCCGGTGACCTGTGGTACTTCCCAGAAGGCATCCCGCACTCCATCCAAGGACTCAACGACACTGCCGACGGATGCGAGTTCATGCTT GTCCTGGATAGTGGGACTTTCAGCGAGGACTCTACGTTCTTGCTGACTGACTGGATGGCACACGTGCCGAAGGAGGTGTTGGCGAAGAACTTCCGAGTCAACGCGTCTGCGTTCGACCACATTCCTGGCGAGCAGCTGTGGATCTTCCCGTCGGCTGTGCCGACCGAGAGCGTGGCAGAGGCGAACCCTGTGAGTCCGCAAGGAGAGGCGCTACTACCATACACTTTTGCTGCGAGCAAGGCACCGGCTACGAAC GTGACCGGGGGGTCTGTGAAGGTGGTGGACTCGCGGACGTTCAACGTGTCGAAGACGATCGCGGTGGCAGAGGTGACTGTGGTGCCTGGAGGTATCCGTGAGCTGCAT TGGCATCCTACTCAACCTGAGTGGACGTTCTATCT AGAGGGAACTGCACGTGTGACTGTGTTCGCATCTTCAGGCAACGCTCGCACCTTCGACTACCAGGCTGGTGACATCG GATACGTACCACCGACGTTCGGTCACTACGTCGAGAACACTGGCAACACGACGATGAAGTACCTTGAGATCTTCAAGACTGACATATACGAAGACATCAGTCTGAACCAGTGGCTCGCTCTCACGCCGCCTGAGATGGTCAAG GCACACCTGCAACTGGATGACGAGACGATCTCGCAGCTGCAGAAAGTGAAGCCGATTGTCGTGGGACCTGGCGAGTGGTAA
- a CDS encoding major facilitator superfamily transporter has product MSNFSKREDSPPVSDEKGGFKAPVVDTPVSDVAGLGYGSEDGQANDAALLLRTDIWIMPMMFILNFGAARMDTLGVAMMGFPNTDYWVSVLVFFIGYIIFQLPAALLVRRYHPRFFLFAIVFLWGIDGGIAVAFVKNWQQLAVVRAILGGLESGFLSVCTLLITCWYTRFELGLRMTIFYQGVTINQAAAPILAYLVGLMEGIAGLKGWQWIFIIFGIIIIIIACISLVFVQNFPERATFLSEDDRKRVLDRLEEDRNDHIVCDAHVWEKILYHFRCWMIWALGLAYGCANVSVTALPTVGVAHLGSLGYTPAGTSALAIAPWVVGAIVAITASWHSDRTRMRSPYILLGAVMCVVGFGCMLSKNVGASVFGTFLAIAGSATQLPLIMVMLQNNVRGTCKRAVAGAITLGFGAIGYMASASLFTSSSAPLYRQGCIASIAMQAGYL; this is encoded by the exons ATGTCCAACTTTTCTAAACGTGAAGATAGTCCACCCGTCTCTGATGAGAAGGGTGGCTTTAAGGCTCCAGTCGTCGACACTCCTGTCTCTGATGTCGCTGGCCTTGGTTACGGATCTGAGGATGGCCAGGCCAACGATGCCGCACTTTTACTGCGCACTGACATTTGGATTATGCCCATGATGTTCATTCTCAATTTTGGAGCTGCTCGTATGGACACTCTTGGAGTTGCAATGATGGGTTTCCCAAACACAGACTACTGGGTATCCGTCCTTGTTTTTTTCATCGGCT ATATCATATTCCAGCTACCTGCGGCGCTCCTAGTCCGTCGTTACCATCCTCGTTTCTTCCTTTTTGCTATTGTGTTCTTATGGGGCATAGACGGAGGCATCGCCGTCGCATTTGTGAAGAACTGGCAACAGCTTGCCGTAGTTCGTGCTATTCTCGGAGGGCTTGAGAGCGG TTTCTTGTCCGTCTGCACGCTTCTTATTACCTGCTGGTACACTCGCTTCGAACTTGGTCTCCGTATGACGATTTTCTACCAAGGTGTGACTATAAATCAGGCGGCGGCTCCCATCTTGGCCTACCTTGTTGGGCTTATGGAAGGCATCGCGGGATTAAAAGGCTGGCAATGGATATTCATTATTTTCG GTATTATTATTATCATAATCGCATGCATCTCGTTAGTCTTCGTCCAGAACTTCCCTGAGCGCGCCACATTCTTGAGCGAAGACGACCGCAAGCGAG TTCTCGACCGCCTCGAGGAGGATCGAAACGATCACATTGTCTGTGACGCGCACGTCTGGGAAAAGATCCTCTACCACTTCCGATGCTGGATGATTTGGGCACTCGGTTTGGCCTATGGCTGTGCCAACGTCTCAGTCACGGCTTTACCCACGGTCGGGGTCGCCCACCTGGGATCGTTAGGATATACCCCTGCGGGAACTTCGGCGTTGGCCATCGCACCATGGGTTGTGGGAGCGATCGTCGCCATTACTGCCTCGTGGCATTCCGATCGTACTCGCATGCGTTCCCCTTATATCCTTCTCGGTGCCGTAATGTGCGTCGTTGGATTTGGATGCATGCTCAGCAAGAATGTTGGAGCCTCCGTGTTTGGTACTTTCCTGGCTATTGCAGGAAGCGCGACGCAACTTCCTCTAATCATGGTCATGCTTCAAAATAA CGTCCGCGGAACCTGCAAGCGTGCTGTTGCGGGCGCGATCACTCTGGGCTTTGGAGCCATCGGATACATGGCTTCGGCCAGTCTCTT CACTTCATCGAGTGCTCCCTTGTATCGCCAAGGATGTATTGCCTCGATTGCCATGCAAGCTGGTTATTTGTGA